The following proteins come from a genomic window of Micromonospora echinofusca:
- the lanM gene encoding type 2 lanthipeptide synthetase LanM, translating into MTVGFLPALSLTERVPVDGAGAYPVSDRARWRLSRWRDSQAFATAGAWQRRLAADACDEDVLLRLLDEPATVIAARLARPPEWSRRLQGLYSGPAPDDWRPERLPGRPLDDALVVAAPLLADARRRVREAAAELAGPATPVDPAAVDALGLAELLDELVRLLSRASVLELNVARVRGELTGPTPARRFATFFARMAQPRVALDFLTEYPVLARQLLTVVDAWASSTVEFLRRLHDDWAAIAPALGVRPDARLTGLTPAGDAHRGGRRVCVARFDDGSRVVYKPRDLAVDARFQRLLGWLARRDAGLGLRPFGVLTRDGYGWTEFVAAAAPTSLPRYARHYGSLLALLHALGAGDCHPGNVVGAGDTPVLVDLETLFTPALERGGGAADGGAVASCVLAVGLLPAGEPPAGETGACNCAEWLGAGTDEMQLHVPGVHVGHGAPAAVEGVRPADLRAYEADVVAGFRRAYDVLSAETGALADRVRAFAGDEIRVVLRPTRTYARLQEALLHTDHLRDALDRDRLLDWLWVGVEELPVLAATIAAERADLAAGDTPLFTARVGSRDLWAGRDRRLPGALAGSALDGALRRIAGLGGADRERQVWLIRATFASLAETPDAPHAEVRWRPGPVPAEPSTFRPLLAQAAEIGERVAAMAHGGTWFTFGPTAGARWAPVPMGAGLYDGLSGLALFYGYLGEVTGHGDFTDLAAGIARRLNQRLRADGFPLTAVGAFNGWGGPCYAYGHLAALWGDDPTVHAGLDLALTRLTALTDDAGDADVVDGLAGAVLAVLACGAEPQRAVDLARRLGDRLVAALPAALRLGGLSHGAAGMATALFELWSVTGVERYAEAGRRALEFDRSLFDPATGNWADLRRPGLLSNAWCHGAPGIGLSRVRIRRALSRRPLPQVDGLDAEIAVALRTTFGHGFGRNHSLCHGDLGNLDLPLLAGADPAAVGAVVDGVLRDVAAHGWRCANPAGLDSPELMTGLAGIGYQLMRLAEPQRVPSLLTLAGAP; encoded by the coding sequence ATGACCGTTGGGTTCCTACCCGCCCTCTCGCTCACCGAGCGCGTCCCGGTCGACGGGGCCGGCGCGTACCCCGTCTCCGACCGCGCCCGCTGGCGGCTCTCCCGGTGGCGCGACTCGCAGGCCTTCGCCACCGCCGGGGCCTGGCAGCGCCGCCTCGCCGCCGACGCGTGCGACGAGGACGTCCTGCTGCGCCTGCTCGACGAGCCCGCCACGGTGATCGCGGCCCGGCTCGCGCGCCCCCCGGAGTGGTCGCGACGCTTGCAGGGCCTGTACTCCGGGCCGGCCCCCGACGACTGGCGCCCGGAACGGCTGCCGGGCCGCCCGCTCGACGACGCGCTGGTCGTCGCCGCCCCGCTGCTCGCCGACGCCCGCCGCCGCGTGCGCGAGGCCGCGGCGGAGCTGGCCGGCCCCGCCACGCCCGTCGACCCCGCCGCCGTCGACGCGCTCGGCCTCGCCGAGCTGCTCGACGAGCTGGTCCGGCTGCTCAGCCGCGCGAGCGTGCTCGAGCTGAACGTCGCCCGCGTGCGCGGCGAGCTGACCGGGCCGACGCCGGCGCGGCGCTTCGCCACCTTCTTCGCCCGGATGGCGCAGCCCCGCGTCGCGCTGGACTTCCTCACCGAGTACCCGGTGCTGGCCCGCCAGCTCCTGACCGTGGTCGACGCCTGGGCCTCGTCCACCGTCGAGTTCCTGCGCCGGCTGCACGACGACTGGGCCGCGATCGCGCCGGCCCTCGGCGTACGCCCGGACGCGCGGCTCACCGGGCTCACGCCCGCCGGCGACGCCCACCGGGGCGGGCGGCGGGTGTGCGTCGCCCGCTTCGACGACGGCTCGCGCGTGGTCTACAAGCCCCGCGACCTCGCCGTGGACGCCCGCTTCCAGCGGTTGCTGGGCTGGCTCGCCCGGCGCGACGCCGGCCTGGGCCTGCGCCCCTTCGGGGTGCTGACCCGCGACGGCTACGGCTGGACGGAGTTCGTCGCCGCCGCCGCACCGACGTCGCTGCCCCGCTACGCCCGCCACTACGGCAGCCTGCTCGCCCTGCTGCACGCGCTGGGCGCCGGCGACTGCCATCCCGGCAACGTGGTGGGTGCCGGCGACACACCGGTGCTCGTCGACCTGGAGACCCTGTTCACCCCGGCGCTGGAGCGCGGTGGCGGCGCCGCCGACGGCGGGGCCGTGGCGTCCTGTGTCCTCGCCGTCGGGCTGCTGCCGGCCGGCGAGCCACCGGCGGGCGAGACGGGTGCGTGCAACTGCGCCGAGTGGCTCGGCGCGGGCACCGACGAGATGCAGTTGCACGTACCCGGCGTGCACGTCGGGCACGGGGCACCGGCCGCCGTCGAGGGCGTCCGGCCGGCGGACCTGCGGGCGTACGAGGCCGACGTCGTCGCCGGCTTCCGCCGCGCGTACGACGTGCTCAGCGCCGAGACCGGGGCGCTGGCCGACCGGGTACGCGCCTTCGCCGGCGACGAGATCCGGGTGGTGCTGCGCCCGACGCGCACCTACGCCCGGCTCCAGGAGGCGCTGCTGCACACCGACCACCTGCGCGACGCCCTCGACCGGGACCGGCTGCTGGACTGGCTCTGGGTCGGCGTGGAGGAGCTGCCGGTGCTGGCCGCGACGATCGCCGCCGAACGCGCTGACCTGGCGGCCGGGGACACGCCGCTGTTCACCGCCCGGGTGGGCTCGCGCGACCTGTGGGCCGGCCGCGACCGGCGGCTGCCCGGCGCCCTGGCCGGCTCGGCGCTGGACGGGGCGCTGCGTCGCATCGCCGGCCTGGGCGGGGCCGACCGGGAGCGGCAGGTGTGGCTCATCCGCGCCACGTTCGCGTCCCTGGCCGAGACGCCCGACGCCCCGCACGCCGAGGTCCGCTGGCGTCCCGGGCCGGTGCCGGCGGAGCCGTCGACGTTCCGTCCGCTGCTGGCGCAGGCCGCCGAGATCGGCGAGCGGGTCGCGGCGATGGCGCACGGCGGGACGTGGTTCACGTTCGGTCCCACCGCCGGGGCCCGCTGGGCGCCGGTGCCGATGGGGGCCGGCCTCTACGACGGCCTGTCGGGCCTGGCCCTGTTCTACGGCTACCTGGGCGAGGTCACCGGGCACGGAGACTTCACCGACCTGGCCGCCGGGATCGCCCGCCGGCTGAACCAGCGGCTGCGCGCCGACGGGTTCCCCCTGACCGCCGTCGGGGCGTTCAACGGCTGGGGCGGCCCGTGCTACGCGTACGGCCATCTGGCCGCCCTGTGGGGCGACGACCCGACCGTCCACGCCGGACTGGACCTGGCGCTCACCCGGCTGACGGCGCTGACCGACGACGCCGGCGACGCCGACGTGGTCGACGGGCTGGCCGGCGCGGTGCTCGCGGTGCTGGCGTGCGGCGCGGAGCCGCAGCGCGCGGTCGACCTGGCGCGTCGCCTCGGCGACCGGCTCGTCGCGGCGCTGCCCGCCGCGCTCCGGCTGGGCGGCCTGTCGCACGGCGCCGCCGGGATGGCGACGGCGCTGTTCGAGCTGTGGAGCGTCACCGGCGTGGAGCGCTACGCCGAGGCGGGGCGCCGCGCCCTGGAGTTCGACCGCTCGCTGTTCGACCCGGCCACGGGCAACTGGGCGGACCTGCGCCGGCCCGGCCTGCTCAGCAACGCCTGGTGCCACGGCGCACCCGGCATCGGGCTGTCGCGAGTGCGCATCCGGCGGGCGCTGTCCCGCCGCCCGCTGCCGCAGGTCGACGGCCTCGACGCCGAGATCGCGGTGGCGCTGCGCACCACGTTCGGGCACGGCTTCGGACGCAACCACAGCCTGTGCCACGGCGACCTCGGCAACCTCGACCTGCCCCTGCTCGCCGGGGCGGACCCGGCGGCGGTCGGTGCGGTCGTCGACGGCGTGCTGCGCGACGTGGCCGCCCACGGGTGGCGCTGCGCCAACCCGGCCGGGCTCGACTCGCCGGAGCTGATGACCGGGCTGGCCGGCATCGGCTACCAGCTGATGCGGCTGGCGGAGCCGCAGCGCGTCCCGTCGCTGCTGACCCTGGCGGGTGCCCCGTGA
- a CDS encoding mersacidin/lichenicidin family type 2 lantibiotic gives MSITDVVRAWKDEYHRGEASPDHPVGLVELSREELETVAGGMPPIDGHTEKCCHCMSPC, from the coding sequence ATGTCGATCACCGACGTCGTCCGTGCCTGGAAGGACGAGTACCACCGCGGCGAGGCGTCGCCCGACCACCCTGTCGGCCTGGTCGAGCTGAGCCGCGAGGAGCTGGAGACGGTCGCCGGCGGCATGCCGCCGATCGACGGGCACACCGAGAAGTGCTGCCACTGCATGTCGCCCTGCTGA